AGGGAACGTCCGACCGCAGGTGGTACACTGGTGTGGCATTTACTTTCTGGAGACGAGCGTGCTGATGAGGTTCTCGTCTTTGTGTAGCGTCTCGATCTGGTTGGCCGGGCCGATGACGGTGAGCTTCTGCGTCGATTTCCGACCCATCAGTTTGTCGAGGAAGCTCTGGTCGCCGGCTTCGGCCTTCGGGTAGGTCTCGATCTCGATCCCGGTGAAATCGTCGGGGCTGATCTCGGTCATCGTCACCTCGATGAGTTTCGACTCCTCGTCCGGCGAGAGCCCCTCCTCTAAGATGACGATGTTGCCGTCGCGGACGCCGTCGAGGATGAGCCGGATCTTCTCCATGCCCGTGAGCCCGTCCATTCGAGCGCCGCTTATCATGTCGATCCGGACCCCGTCGTCGGAGTCGTCGGAGGACCCGTCGCCGTCGACGTCTGGGGTTGGACCAGGCATTAGCCGAAGTACTCCGCGATCTTGGTGTACACTTCGTCCATGTTGTCGCCTTCGAGCGCCGACAGCGCGATCGTCTCGTGTTGGGGGAAGGCGTTCGCGATCTGCTGGACGTCCGATTCGGCGAGGTCGGTCTTGTTCGCGAGGATGAGCGCGGGGAGGTCCTGCGACTCGATGATGCCGATCAGCATCGTGTTCACCTGCGTGAACGGGTCGGAGGTCGAATCGAGCACGTAGATGACGCCGTCGACGTCCTCGCGGAGCCAGTGCATCGCCTCCGCGACGCCCTCGGTCGCCTCGCGTGACCGCCGGACGGCGTCGTCTTTGTCCATGTCGTGGTCGAGGAACTCCTTGTAGTCGACCTTCGTCGTGACGCCCGGCGTATCGACGATGTCGATGGTGACCGTTCGCCCGTTGCGCTCGATCTCCACGTTCTCTTTCCGGCGAGCGCGACGCGTTTCGTGTGGAATGTGGCTCTCTGGCCCCACGGCGTCGCCCGTCC
This genomic window from Halorubrum sp. PV6 contains:
- a CDS encoding DUF2073 domain-containing protein; protein product: MPGPTPDVDGDGSSDDSDDGVRIDMISGARMDGLTGMEKIRLILDGVRDGNIVILEEGLSPDEESKLIEVTMTEISPDDFTGIEIETYPKAEAGDQSFLDKLMGRKSTQKLTVIGPANQIETLHKDENLISTLVSRK
- a CDS encoding Era-like GTP-binding protein; protein product: MGLLTNLKDSISRVTDGLFAADEPKRIGIYGPPNAGKTTLANRIARDWTGDAVGPESHIPHETRRARRKENVEIERNGRTVTIDIVDTPGVTTKVDYKEFLDHDMDKDDAVRRSREATEGVAEAMHWLREDVDGVIYVLDSTSDPFTQVNTMLIGIIESQDLPALILANKTDLAESDVQQIANAFPQHETIALSALEGDNMDEVYTKIAEYFG